In Tenebrio molitor chromosome 6, icTenMoli1.1, whole genome shotgun sequence, one genomic interval encodes:
- the LOC138132837 gene encoding splicing factor YJU2, with protein MSERKVLNKYYPPDFDPSKIPRMKLPKNRQYTVRLMAPFNMKCKTCGEYIYKGKKFNARKEDVENEDYLGIRIYRFYIKCTRCLQEISFKTDPRNTDYEIEAGATRNFMALKLAEEQAIREEEEAREEEASNPMKLLENRTKQSKNEIELLESLEELKDLNRRQQAVDYDSMLLAYDPTISEREREEKLQQLDDEYIKTIKFQRSDKRKLVVEEEIVEEEPEVKVVKAESSSSVKSQVAKKSATSSRKLLSGLVKIKKDEPKEVGSKGLSLLGAYSDSDASD; from the exons ATGTCGGAACGTAAAGTTTTAAAC AAATACTATCCCCCGGATTTCGATCCCTCGAAAATTCCTCGCATGAAATTGCCCAAAAACAGACAATACACGGTACGATTGATGGCACCGTTCAACATGAAGTGCAAGACTTGTGGGGAGTATATTTACAAGGGCAAGAAGTTCAATGCTCGCAAGGAGGATGTTGAGAATGAGGATTACCTAGGAATACGCATATACCGATTCTATATCAAA tgCACCAGGTGCCTGCAGGAGATTTCGTTCAAGACAGACCCGCGCAACACCGATTACGAGATAGAAGCGGGGGCGACGCGGAATTTCATGGCGTTGAAGCTGGCAGAGGAGCAGGCGATCCGAGAAGAGGAAGAAGCGAGGGAGGAAGAGGCGAGCAACCCGATGAAGCTGCTCGAAAACAGGACGAAACAGTCGAAGAACGAAATCGAGTTGTTGGAGTCGCTGGAGGAGCTCAAGGATTTGAACAGGAGGCAGCAAGCGGTGGACTACGACTCGATGCTGTTGGCCTACGACCCCACGATCTCGGAGCGGGAGCGTGAGGAGAAGCTGCAGCAGCTGGACGACGAATACATCAA GACGATCAAGTTTCAGAGGAGCGACAAGAGGAAGTTGGTCGTGGAGGAGGAGATAGTCGAGGAGGAGCCCGAGGTTAAGGTGGTGAAGGCGGAGAGTTCGTCGAGCGTGAAAAGTCAGGTTGCGAAGAAGAGCGCGACGTCGAGCAGGAAGTTGCTGTCGGGACTGGTGAAAATCAAGAAAGACGAGCCCAAGGAGGTGGGGAGCAAGGGGTTGTCGCTGTTGGGGGCTTACAGCGACAGTGACGCAAGCGATTAG